Proteins found in one Miscanthus floridulus cultivar M001 chromosome 4, ASM1932011v1, whole genome shotgun sequence genomic segment:
- the LOC136551238 gene encoding uncharacterized protein — MAEIVSSAVVQETVGKILSGLVQKYEGGKKSNAIEDLERLEMAQIKLESAIETSDKWLITDVSLLRWRKKLKRAAQECDDTLHKCKHRILEEEQMDQEVRNSSFPKWIAHATKSWFSSTFCRHSDNKLSRSMVRRFEWFADGASEFLLFIELGGTPRCHMSFGSALAKHLLTGKRLQQKINRENACHLFLQWVPFITAEHRIEANLIFVRNDGNAPENSFFLSIMLQISESVDIVGITVKCLQLFAPLFRSAVENIKKELMQLPTQDFSWVPYVDSHQKEHWDNLHSCGTQWFRPNPLCCKQHDLHERDCSSKVNMSGITDASLEPVIEVNLQCQVLPPLYNRQRTSPSNGKISLQEQDPPFLKAGLLFMPHGSSEDLLPVDTSSVAEAINIDKQNFSHTNISLQQLEGIILPKAIDYFCQNAESSVYQILWKSKHSAAYVEVENVCMEKRSTRRTIGRSRKGKPFHREDREVKNWKHLIPHYLDLWAAHAPAQLQGSIAEWVQREKEKQMAPQLCPKF; from the exons ATGGCGGAGATTGTCAGTTCAGCAGTTGTCCAGGAGACAGTTGGCAAAATTTTGTCTGGTTTAGTTCAGAAGTATGAGGGGGGAAAGAAATCAAATGCAATTGAAGATTTGGAGAGGCTAGAGATGGCACAGATCAAGTTGGAGTCAGCTATAGAGACATCTGACAAGTGGCTGATTACTGATGTGTCGTTGTTGCGATGGCGCAAGAAGTTGAAGCGTGCTGCTCAAGAGTGTGATGACACACTGCACAAGTGCAAGCATAGAATCCTAGAAGAAGAGCAAATGGATCAGGAGGTGAGGAACTCATCCTTTCCTAAATGGATAGCACATGCTACCAAGTCATGGTTTTCTTCCACGTTTTGCCGCCACAGCGACAACAAGTTGAGCAGATCCATGGTTCGAAGGTTCGAGTGGTTTGCAGATGGCGCTAGTGAATTCTTATTATTCATAGAGCTCGGCGGCACACCACGCTGCCACATGTCCTTTGGCTCTGCTCTTGCCAAGCACCTCTTAACTGGCAAGAGACTACAGCAGAAAATTAACAGAGAAAATGCGTGCCATTTATTTTTGCAATGGGTGCCCTTTATTACTGCAGAGCATAGAATCGAGGCCAACCTGATATTCGTGCGGAATGATG gtAATGCACCAGAGAATAGTTTTTTCTTGAGTATAATGCTACAGATTTCAGAAAGTGTAGATATTGTTGGTATCACAGTCAAGTGCTTGCAGTTGTTTGCTCCACTTTTCAGATCCGCAGTGGAAAACATTAAGAAAGAGCTGATGCAACTACCTACACAAGACTTCTCGTGGGTGCCATATGTGGATTCACACCAGAAAGAACATTGGGACAATCTTCATAGCTGTGGCACTCAGTGGTTTCGACCAAATCCGTTATGTTGCAAACAGCATGATCTGCATGAGAGAGATTGTAGCAGCAAGGTGAATATGTCAGGAATAACTGATGCTTCTCTAGAACCTGTCATTGAAGTGAATTTGCAGTGCCAAGTCTTACCGCCTTTGTACAACAGACAGAGGACCTCACCATCTAATGGCAAAATTTCTCTGCAAGAACAAGATCCACCATTTCTGAAAGCTGGACTGCTTTTTATGCCCCATGGCTCTTCAGAAGACCTGCTGCCAGTGGATACTAGTTCCGTAGCAGAGGCGATCAACATTGACAAGCAGAATTTCTCGCATACAAACATTTCTTTGCAACAGCTGGAAGGGATCATACTGCCAAAGGCGATAGATTACTTCTGCCAGAATGCCGAATCTTCAGTCTACCAGATACTTTGGAAGTCCAAACATAGCGCCGCATATGTCGAGGTTGAGAATGTATGCATGGAGAAAAGAAGCACACGGAGAACGATTGGGAGATCTAGGAAAGGGAAGCCGTTTCATAGAGAGGATAGAGAAGTGAAGAACTGGAAACATTTGATCCCTCACTACCTTGACTTATGGGCTGCACATGCACCTGCCCAGCTGCAGGGCTCCATTGCTGAGTGGGTTCAGAGAGAAAAGGAAAAGCAGATGGCACCACAGCTATGCCCAAAATTCTAG